A genomic segment from Gilvibacter sp. SZ-19 encodes:
- a CDS encoding serine hydrolase, with the protein MKQLKRTIRASIVLFVLFATGLSTAQDLKTNIDAMLAAKYPADAPGITALVAKDGKVIYKNAFGLANLELQVPMNPENVFELGSITKQFTAVAILMLQEQGKLSVQDPITKFFPDYPTDGNEITVHHLLNHTSGIKSYTGMQSFQYNARKDMTPTEIIDFFKNEPMDFKTGEQWLYNNSGYIILGAIIEQVANMSYADYIEKNIFKPLGMKHSYYGSKTTLIPNRAWGYQPTESGWRNADYLSMSLPYAAGSLMSNVDDMLIWQEALNDEKLLPKDKLAAAFVNTKLNNGKPTYYGYGWQVNEINNSPTVEHGGGIFGYNTYGIYLPKEDVYVIALCNSNGNSPTEVAIKMAAMAIGKPYPDDVAGVSLTDEQLQAWVGAYKFDNDVVRFITKENGQLFSQREGSTKLPLVAVSPTEFFFKGSTTKYTFQVGEGSKQVLFEDRINKSMGVETEMEAPVAPTEITLPVSVLKNYEGTYELRPGFEIRVFVEGENLMVQATGQSSAQIFASAEHKFFLKVVPGELIFDVDDNGKVTGLTLNQGGQSLPAKRID; encoded by the coding sequence ATGAAACAATTAAAAAGAACAATTAGAGCCAGTATAGTGCTTTTCGTGCTATTTGCTACTGGTTTATCGACTGCTCAAGATCTTAAAACCAATATAGATGCCATGTTGGCGGCAAAATATCCTGCAGATGCGCCCGGCATTACCGCCCTTGTAGCCAAAGACGGAAAAGTGATCTACAAGAACGCCTTTGGCCTTGCGAACTTGGAACTACAAGTGCCTATGAACCCAGAAAACGTCTTTGAGTTGGGTTCCATTACCAAGCAATTTACCGCAGTGGCTATTTTAATGCTGCAAGAACAAGGAAAGCTCAGTGTTCAGGACCCGATCACTAAATTCTTTCCGGACTACCCAACAGACGGAAACGAGATCACCGTTCATCATTTGCTCAATCATACCTCCGGGATTAAAAGCTATACTGGCATGCAGAGCTTTCAATATAATGCCCGCAAGGATATGACTCCAACAGAGATCATCGATTTCTTTAAAAACGAGCCTATGGACTTCAAAACAGGAGAACAGTGGCTCTATAACAATTCTGGCTATATCATTTTGGGAGCTATCATTGAACAGGTGGCCAATATGAGCTATGCCGATTACATAGAAAAGAACATCTTTAAGCCACTTGGTATGAAGCATTCCTATTACGGTAGCAAAACAACCTTGATACCCAACCGGGCTTGGGGCTATCAACCCACCGAAAGCGGATGGCGCAATGCAGATTATTTGAGTATGAGCCTTCCTTATGCAGCAGGGTCATTGATGAGTAATGTAGACGATATGCTGATCTGGCAAGAAGCCTTGAACGATGAAAAACTATTGCCAAAGGACAAATTGGCGGCTGCCTTTGTGAATACTAAGCTCAATAATGGGAAACCAACATACTACGGTTACGGCTGGCAAGTCAATGAGATCAATAACAGTCCAACGGTAGAACACGGGGGAGGTATCTTCGGATACAATACCTACGGAATTTATCTGCCTAAAGAAGATGTTTATGTGATCGCCTTGTGCAACTCCAACGGAAACTCACCTACCGAAGTAGCCATAAAGATGGCTGCTATGGCTATTGGTAAGCCTTATCCAGACGATGTTGCTGGAGTTTCATTGACCGATGAGCAGCTACAGGCATGGGTTGGCGCTTATAAATTTGACAATGACGTGGTCCGATTTATTACCAAAGAGAATGGCCAACTGTTCAGTCAGCGTGAAGGAAGTACCAAATTGCCGTTGGTGGCAGTTTCGCCGACAGAATTCTTTTTTAAAGGCAGCACTACCAAATACACTTTTCAGGTAGGCGAGGGGAGCAAGCAGGTCTTGTTTGAAGATCGCATCAACAAATCCATGGGTGTTGAAACCGAAATGGAGGCGCCGGTTGCTCCGACAGAGATTACTCTTCCGGTAAGCGTATTAAAGAATTACGAAGGAACTTACGAGCTGCGGCCCGGTTTTGAGATCCGCGTGTTTGTTGAGGGCGAAAATTTAATGGTTCAGGCTACAGGACAAAGTTCGGCACAGATATTTGCCAGTGCAGAGCACAAATTCTTTTTAAAAGTAGTTCCTGGGGAGCTCATTTTTGATGTAGATGACAATGGTAAGGTCACAGGACTCACCTTGAATCAAGGCGGACAATCTTTACCCGCAAAACGGATCGACTAG
- a CDS encoding glycosyltransferase family 4 protein translates to MIVKKVLFIGHGLPQPQHTGAGVYMIQLLDLFAQAGCELSFCAAAAPPESGILIDKNIPYTQIALNADSFNDFLKGLQPDIVVFDRFMTEEQYSWRVQEHCPNALRILDTEDLHFLRDHRKSTGKLEAPKTLTDTAKRELAAIFRSDLSLIISEAEVELLTQQYRVSKELLFHLPFLIREVPQVSSLPGLEARNGFCFVGTAKHKPNVQAIENLAALWPSLRKQHPQESMHIYGSYFTESILQLHKPQLGFYVHGFVEDLDAALRSHKLLLAPLQFGAGQKRKVFDAWLAGCPVVTTAVGAEGIGGTNDFGGEIASDVAADFIASVAKLLDPKAWQTAQNKGIELLDTQFNWNTSAKGFQDTIDKRLRNREIYRQNNTIGQMLWHHSLQSSKYLSKWIMAKNS, encoded by the coding sequence ATGATCGTTAAAAAAGTCTTGTTTATTGGTCACGGATTGCCTCAGCCACAGCATACAGGCGCCGGGGTATACATGATTCAATTATTAGACTTATTTGCCCAAGCGGGCTGTGAACTTTCTTTTTGCGCCGCAGCAGCTCCGCCTGAATCCGGAATACTTATAGATAAGAACATTCCGTACACGCAAATAGCATTGAATGCAGATTCCTTTAATGATTTTCTAAAGGGATTACAGCCAGATATTGTGGTTTTTGATCGTTTTATGACCGAGGAGCAATACAGTTGGCGTGTACAAGAGCATTGTCCAAATGCACTGCGGATATTAGACACGGAAGACTTACATTTTTTAAGGGATCACAGAAAAAGTACAGGCAAGTTGGAAGCTCCAAAGACCTTGACCGACACAGCCAAACGCGAATTGGCTGCTATTTTCAGGTCAGATCTAAGTTTGATCATCTCTGAGGCAGAAGTAGAACTGTTGACCCAGCAGTATCGAGTGTCAAAAGAGCTGCTATTTCATTTGCCTTTTTTGATAAGGGAGGTTCCCCAGGTGTCCTCCTTGCCGGGTCTTGAGGCCCGCAACGGTTTTTGTTTTGTCGGGACAGCCAAACACAAGCCCAATGTGCAGGCTATTGAAAATCTGGCCGCCTTATGGCCAAGTTTGCGTAAGCAACATCCGCAGGAAAGTATGCACATCTACGGTTCTTATTTTACAGAGTCGATTTTACAATTGCACAAGCCTCAACTCGGATTCTATGTACACGGTTTTGTAGAAGATTTAGATGCTGCACTCAGATCGCACAAACTTTTGCTTGCGCCTTTACAGTTTGGGGCGGGTCAAAAACGCAAAGTATTTGACGCCTGGCTAGCCGGATGTCCTGTGGTTACTACAGCGGTAGGTGCAGAAGGAATTGGAGGTACAAACGATTTTGGAGGGGAGATCGCTTCTGATGTGGCTGCGGACTTTATCGCATCCGTAGCAAAACTACTGGACCCTAAAGCCTGGCAAACTGCTCAAAATAAAGGAATAGAACTACTCGATACGCAATTCAATTGGAATACGAGTGCCAAAGGCTTTCAGGACACTATAGATAAGCGACTGCGCAACAGAGAAATTTACCGCCAAAACAATACGATAGGGCAAATGCTATGGCATCACAGTTTGCAAAGCAGTAAGTACCTCTCTAAATGGATAATGGCTAAAAATAGCTGA
- a CDS encoding tetratricopeptide repeat protein: protein MKTIQLALAFCTLFLLSNCKNETKNPDQILETEPKTDYYQAISLLGDTLYAPSVNDKLQAQFVEKQQAYMQDSSDLDKLIWYGRFTAYTGDYKGALQIYSEGLKQFPNNSRLLRHRGHRNISIRKFDRAIADLQRAVNSILDQENSLEDDGMPNAQGIRLTTKHGNIYYHLGLAHYLKGNYEQALFAYNKCLELSQNNDGLISATHWIVLSLKALGRDAEIAAYLEPISEDLEVIENASYRDACLYYKGVKSLQELYNPQAEINSSNTALKYGLARWSYLNEQQEEAMMILEDILDGDDWASFGYIAAEADLARMQ, encoded by the coding sequence ATGAAAACCATCCAGCTAGCACTTGCCTTTTGCACCCTATTCTTACTGAGTAATTGCAAGAATGAAACCAAAAACCCAGACCAAATTCTAGAAACCGAGCCCAAAACCGACTATTACCAAGCCATTTCGCTTTTGGGAGATACCTTATATGCCCCGTCTGTGAATGATAAACTTCAAGCGCAGTTTGTAGAAAAACAACAGGCATATATGCAAGATTCCTCAGACCTGGATAAACTGATCTGGTATGGGCGTTTTACCGCATATACTGGCGATTACAAAGGTGCTCTCCAAATCTATTCTGAAGGACTGAAGCAGTTTCCTAATAACTCCCGTTTGCTGCGCCACCGCGGGCACCGCAATATTTCCATCCGCAAGTTCGACAGGGCCATCGCGGATCTGCAGCGCGCTGTAAACTCGATCTTGGACCAAGAAAACTCCTTAGAAGATGACGGCATGCCCAATGCCCAAGGAATTCGACTTACCACCAAACACGGAAACATATATTATCATTTGGGCTTGGCACATTATTTAAAAGGCAATTACGAGCAAGCCCTATTTGCTTATAACAAATGTTTGGAACTGTCTCAAAACAATGATGGGCTAATTTCTGCCACACATTGGATCGTTTTGTCACTTAAGGCCTTGGGTAGAGATGCTGAGATCGCTGCCTATTTAGAGCCTATATCAGAAGATCTCGAAGTAATAGAAAACGCCTCTTACCGCGATGCCTGTCTTTATTACAAAGGGGTTAAATCGCTGCAAGAACTCTACAATCCCCAGGCCGAGATCAACTCCAGCAATACGGCCTTAAAATACGGTTTGGCCAGATGGAGCTATCTCAATGAGCAGCAAGAAGAGGCCATGATGATCTTAGAGGATATCTTAGACGGAGATGATTGGGCCAGTTTTGGCTATATCGCTGCGGAGGCAGACTTAGCGCGCATGCAGTGA
- a CDS encoding M14 metallopeptidase family protein — translation MRKFTLVILLFVGLVGQAQLQSPEEFLGYPIGTQFSRHADVVAYFNHVADNSPMVVYDTYGKTYERRPLTYAVVSTPENLAKLDQIRTDNLKSIGLANGSADPEIAIVWLSYNVHGNEASSTEASMLTLYKLITEKQEWLKNTVVIMDPCINPDGRDRYANWYNQVKATPYNSAQVATEHNEPWPGGRPNHYLFDLNRDWAWASQIESQSRLKLYNQWMPHIHVDFHEQGINEPYYFAPAAAPYHEIISDWQYDFQEAIGRNHAKYFDSEGWLFFTRERFDLLYPSYGDTYPTFMGAIGMTYEQAGHGRAGLGIDTDEGYELTLVDRVLHHTTTGLSTVEMGSKNAAKLNDEFQKFFNTSNLNYKSFVLTGNTDNIKALTKLLDRHEIKYQFGSSGSSSGYKYSTQAKGSVSNQGALIIHTDQPKGKMVKVLFEPDAALEEPLTYDITAWNLVHAYGLDGVASATKVSGNGSAPGTNFETVNTTAAGYIAKWNSLEDARFLSSILQAGVRVRFTEKPMQLNGKNFARGSLVITKSDNRNNPDFPQNLIDAAKKHDRYLYASNTSFADRTPDFGSPDIKLINPQRVAMLQGEGTSSLSYGALWHFFEQQLHYPITSINTDNFRPSMLQDFDVLIMPEGWYGSVTNGNTLDDLKSWIRSGGKLIAVGRAVNAFSGKEGFGLENNESESGDDEAGNLTPYAQRERESLKNFITGAIYKIKMDDTHPMAFGFGDTYYSLKLGSSSFKHLDNGYNVGYIDGDAVSVAGFSGADAKASLKNSLVFGEQRMGRGSVVYMVDNPMFRSFWENGKLLLVNGIFMVNSNVFRL, via the coding sequence ATGCGAAAATTTACCTTAGTCATTTTACTGTTTGTCGGTCTTGTTGGGCAGGCACAGTTGCAATCACCTGAAGAATTTTTAGGCTATCCTATTGGAACCCAATTTAGCAGACATGCGGATGTTGTCGCCTATTTTAATCACGTAGCAGACAACAGCCCTATGGTTGTTTACGATACTTACGGAAAAACTTATGAGCGCAGACCGCTTACCTATGCAGTGGTCTCTACTCCGGAGAACCTAGCCAAACTGGATCAGATTAGAACAGACAACCTAAAAAGCATTGGGTTGGCCAACGGATCTGCCGATCCGGAGATAGCTATTGTTTGGCTGAGTTATAATGTGCATGGCAACGAAGCCTCTAGTACCGAAGCTTCTATGTTAACCCTGTACAAACTGATCACAGAAAAACAAGAATGGCTTAAGAACACTGTGGTTATTATGGACCCTTGTATCAATCCGGATGGTCGTGATCGTTACGCCAATTGGTACAATCAGGTTAAAGCTACCCCTTATAATAGTGCACAAGTAGCTACTGAACATAACGAGCCATGGCCAGGTGGGCGTCCGAACCACTACTTATTTGACCTCAATAGAGATTGGGCCTGGGCTTCTCAGATAGAATCTCAATCGCGCTTAAAATTATACAACCAATGGATGCCGCATATTCATGTGGATTTCCACGAACAAGGCATCAATGAGCCTTATTACTTTGCTCCAGCCGCAGCTCCGTATCACGAGATCATTAGCGATTGGCAATACGATTTCCAAGAGGCTATAGGAAGAAATCACGCTAAATACTTTGACAGCGAAGGCTGGCTATTCTTTACACGTGAGCGCTTCGATTTGTTGTATCCAAGCTATGGAGATACCTACCCTACCTTTATGGGAGCCATTGGTATGACTTACGAGCAGGCTGGTCATGGACGTGCCGGCCTGGGAATAGATACAGACGAAGGCTACGAGCTAACGCTTGTGGATCGCGTATTACACCATACTACCACAGGTTTGTCTACAGTAGAAATGGGATCTAAAAATGCCGCAAAGCTCAACGACGAGTTTCAGAAGTTCTTCAACACCTCTAATTTGAATTACAAGAGTTTTGTGTTGACAGGGAATACGGACAATATCAAAGCCTTGACAAAGCTATTGGACAGACATGAGATCAAATATCAGTTTGGCAGCAGTGGCTCATCTAGCGGTTACAAATACTCAACGCAAGCTAAAGGAAGCGTGAGCAACCAAGGAGCGCTCATTATTCATACCGATCAGCCTAAAGGAAAAATGGTAAAAGTACTGTTTGAACCGGATGCGGCCTTGGAAGAACCGCTTACTTATGATATCACTGCTTGGAATCTGGTACACGCCTACGGACTTGACGGTGTTGCCAGCGCCACTAAAGTAAGTGGAAACGGCAGTGCTCCCGGGACGAATTTTGAAACAGTAAATACAACAGCTGCCGGATATATTGCCAAATGGAATAGTTTGGAAGATGCTCGTTTCTTATCAAGTATATTGCAAGCGGGAGTTCGCGTTCGCTTTACTGAAAAACCAATGCAACTCAACGGCAAGAACTTTGCACGGGGAAGTTTGGTGATCACCAAGAGCGATAATAGAAACAATCCGGATTTCCCACAAAACTTGATAGATGCCGCAAAAAAGCACGATCGCTATTTGTACGCTTCAAATACATCATTTGCAGATCGTACCCCAGATTTTGGATCTCCGGATATTAAACTGATCAATCCGCAGCGTGTGGCAATGCTTCAAGGAGAAGGAACCTCTTCACTGAGTTATGGTGCACTCTGGCATTTCTTTGAGCAACAATTACACTACCCCATCACTTCTATCAACACAGACAACTTTAGACCGTCTATGCTTCAAGACTTTGATGTGCTTATCATGCCAGAAGGCTGGTACGGCAGCGTGACCAACGGAAACACTCTAGACGATCTTAAAAGTTGGATCCGCAGCGGTGGAAAACTCATTGCTGTTGGACGCGCCGTAAATGCCTTTAGCGGGAAAGAAGGGTTTGGTTTAGAGAATAACGAGAGCGAGAGCGGAGACGATGAAGCTGGCAACCTAACACCTTATGCCCAGCGTGAGCGCGAGAGTTTAAAGAACTTCATCACCGGTGCTATCTACAAGATCAAAATGGACGATACCCACCCTATGGCCTTTGGTTTTGGTGATACCTACTACAGCCTTAAATTAGGAAGCAGCTCCTTTAAACATTTAGACAATGGCTACAATGTTGGCTATATAGATGGAGACGCTGTAAGTGTAGCTGGCTTTTCAGGAGCAGATGCAAAAGCTTCATTAAAGAACTCCTTGGTGTTTGGCGAGCAACGCATGGGTCGCGGAAGCGTGGTCTATATGGTAGACAACCCGATGTTCCGTTCGTTCTGGGAAAATGGAAAACTACTTTTGGTCAACGGTATTTTCATGGTGAACAGTAATGTTTTTAGACTATAA